The proteins below come from a single Roseiflexus sp. RS-1 genomic window:
- a CDS encoding type II secretion system F family protein: MAGMLPMIGFGVLMLLGVGLIMIGMRRSSQPDMISDRLSQFTERTMTLEEMELQQPFSQRVLVPLTKSILAKLGQYGPKQSAERLRISLAQAGNPGNLTPMQFSGIRLALAVVLFIVVGAVTFLQGMDVAQAMMYTAIGAGMGYLLPGIWLGQQIKKRKKAIVKALPDALDLLCICVEAGLSFDQAMQRLTEKWDDPLSKEFKRVLSDTRLGRPRRDAMKDMIDRCGVDDVQTFIGAVIQAEQLGVSIGRILRIQSDQMRIRRRQRAEEEAHKAPIKMLFPMVFLIFPALFIVILGPAVPRIMKSLGGLGG, translated from the coding sequence ATGGCTGGCATGCTGCCGATGATCGGATTCGGGGTGCTGATGCTGCTTGGCGTTGGGCTGATTATGATCGGCATGCGGCGCTCCTCGCAGCCCGATATGATCAGCGACCGACTCAGTCAGTTTACCGAGCGCACGATGACGCTCGAAGAAATGGAACTGCAACAACCGTTTAGTCAGCGTGTGCTCGTGCCGCTCACCAAGAGCATCCTGGCAAAACTCGGTCAGTATGGTCCGAAACAGAGCGCCGAGCGCCTGCGGATCAGTCTGGCGCAGGCAGGTAATCCGGGGAACCTGACCCCGATGCAGTTTAGCGGCATTCGCCTGGCGCTGGCGGTTGTGCTGTTTATCGTTGTCGGTGCAGTGACGTTCTTGCAGGGCATGGACGTCGCACAGGCGATGATGTATACCGCCATCGGCGCAGGAATGGGATACCTGTTGCCGGGCATCTGGCTCGGACAGCAGATCAAGAAGCGCAAGAAGGCGATTGTCAAGGCGCTGCCCGACGCACTCGATCTGTTGTGCATCTGTGTCGAAGCCGGGTTGTCGTTCGACCAGGCAATGCAGCGCCTGACCGAAAAGTGGGACGATCCGCTTTCGAAGGAGTTCAAGCGCGTGCTCAGCGATACGCGGCTTGGTCGTCCCCGCCGTGATGCGATGAAGGATATGATCGACCGCTGTGGCGTCGATGATGTGCAGACGTTCATCGGCGCCGTGATCCAGGCGGAACAACTTGGCGTGTCGATCGGGCGTATTCTGCGCATTCAGTCGGATCAGATGCGCATCCGCCGCCGCCAGCGCGCCGAAGAGGAGGCGCATAAGGCGCCGATCAAAATGCTCTTCCCCATGGTGTTCCTGATCTTCCCGGCATTGTTCATCGTCATCCTCGGTCCGGCAGTCCCGCGGATTATGAAGTCGCTCGGCGGGCTGGGGGGATAG
- a CDS encoding kelch repeat-containing protein yields the protein MTRMTRMPATVRALTLVVALLTVLAILPPAPVAASVIKVVALDDTQPEFGAGSRTLTAVIPTTLSNDPISGQVTEPYAGAKPGDQGGLAMAAIRALRWGAIPDSPLPAARTEIGAAVIGNTIWVVGGSSGGTVPTYHDTVYRGTVNTNYGQPGAGVISWTTSISLPSVSHADTSPFNNNPLAPRTNAAVAALRTGGNAGYLYVIGGAVAPGSTFSSNSVIVGDVDANGNLTWRTSPTYKLPPGVGLEGARAFVHTTAAGKTFLYVVGGRNDPPGAPPPTLSNRVYYAEINPSNGNLNLGGDNRTWQFVTMPSSVWNTAVTVGRYTSADGTLTQDLFFIYGGGTNAGIENMDTGTVWKGVINPTTGAITWEDSTTGGNAVIPGNRNSHGAVEFNGAIYLIGGRSGGTINRNGYASYVDPANLRIFKDGALNFYQDDFGALPFAANPGRRNAGVVLVPTSNPNYAFAYLIGGTDGTAPSSQVFRATIGPNLDDQTFYPPTGYYYSKPFSMLDLINEQQATVRKMTWLTNIDPANGGDIEVEYRVYSPSSGNCADTEGGWTQARDPDAGGTRFSKFNPSGAAYAINAQEYSESQLLPPGNCFQYRLTFRRGSVQNASPVLLRLGMEVIVPGNPDLNWPVNAVTTTQNANGTTRGVEVRLRNQNLTDSGPTQPANVCHASQPGCNPEGTFFVDVFIFPPGVTPISPTLPLFAPGGDSLSNPALAPYHRACLQIPKWVMQKDTTFLIAETFRWSDIKTVGIDGCVSAATNASNGTGKILRDFLDQGSGTYKVILVADTHTDLKGLVYESDVPSGDHVAERNNVSAIFDVVFVAGGAPPPPDSGPQPPPDNPPPDNGIRRVFLPLVTR from the coding sequence ATGACTCGAATGACACGCATGCCAGCCACGGTGCGCGCGCTGACACTCGTCGTCGCGCTGCTGACCGTTCTTGCGATCCTTCCACCCGCACCGGTCGCCGCCAGCGTGATCAAGGTTGTTGCCCTGGATGATACTCAGCCGGAGTTCGGCGCCGGTTCACGCACCCTGACCGCAGTTATTCCAACGACGCTGAGCAATGATCCGATATCCGGGCAGGTGACCGAACCGTATGCCGGCGCCAAACCCGGCGATCAGGGTGGGCTTGCCATGGCTGCCATTCGCGCACTGCGCTGGGGCGCCATCCCGGATAGCCCGCTCCCCGCAGCCCGCACCGAAATCGGCGCAGCGGTCATCGGGAACACGATCTGGGTGGTCGGCGGTTCTTCAGGTGGCACGGTGCCGACCTATCACGACACGGTCTATCGCGGCACGGTCAATACGAATTACGGACAGCCCGGCGCCGGAGTCATCAGCTGGACGACTTCCATATCATTGCCATCCGTCAGCCACGCAGATACATCGCCGTTCAACAATAATCCGCTTGCGCCGCGAACCAACGCGGCGGTCGCCGCGCTGCGCACCGGCGGTAACGCGGGGTATCTCTACGTGATCGGCGGCGCTGTCGCCCCTGGGTCTACATTCTCGAGCAATTCGGTGATCGTCGGTGATGTCGATGCGAACGGGAACCTGACCTGGCGTACCTCGCCGACGTACAAACTTCCGCCAGGCGTCGGGCTGGAAGGCGCGCGCGCTTTTGTACATACAACCGCCGCCGGCAAGACATTCCTGTACGTCGTCGGCGGGCGAAACGATCCGCCCGGTGCGCCTCCGCCAACCCTTTCCAATCGCGTCTACTACGCCGAGATCAACCCGTCGAACGGTAATCTTAACCTCGGCGGCGACAACCGCACCTGGCAGTTTGTGACGATGCCGTCGAGCGTATGGAACACCGCCGTGACCGTCGGGCGCTATACCAGTGCAGACGGAACGTTGACGCAGGATCTGTTCTTCATCTACGGCGGTGGAACCAACGCCGGTATCGAAAATATGGATACCGGCACCGTCTGGAAAGGGGTTATCAACCCGACCACCGGCGCGATCACCTGGGAGGATAGCACCACCGGCGGGAATGCCGTTATTCCCGGCAATCGTAACAGTCACGGCGCCGTCGAGTTTAACGGCGCAATCTACCTGATCGGCGGACGCAGCGGCGGCACGATCAATCGCAATGGCTATGCCTCCTATGTCGATCCGGCCAACCTGCGCATCTTCAAAGATGGAGCGCTCAACTTCTATCAGGACGACTTCGGCGCGCTGCCTTTTGCAGCAAATCCTGGACGGCGCAATGCGGGTGTGGTGCTGGTGCCGACCAGCAACCCGAACTATGCGTTCGCCTACCTGATCGGCGGCACCGATGGAACCGCGCCGTCCAGTCAGGTCTTCCGCGCGACGATCGGACCCAACCTCGACGACCAGACCTTCTATCCGCCGACCGGCTACTACTACTCGAAGCCCTTCTCGATGCTCGACCTGATCAACGAGCAGCAGGCCACCGTGCGTAAAATGACCTGGCTGACGAATATCGATCCGGCGAATGGCGGTGATATCGAAGTCGAGTACCGCGTCTACTCCCCATCGAGCGGCAACTGTGCCGACACAGAAGGTGGATGGACGCAGGCGCGTGATCCGGATGCCGGTGGAACGCGCTTCTCGAAGTTCAACCCGAGTGGCGCGGCGTATGCCATCAATGCCCAGGAGTATAGCGAGAGTCAGTTGCTCCCGCCGGGCAACTGCTTCCAGTACCGCCTCACCTTCCGCCGCGGCTCTGTCCAGAATGCCTCGCCGGTGCTGCTACGCCTGGGTATGGAAGTGATCGTTCCGGGCAACCCCGATCTGAACTGGCCCGTCAATGCCGTCACCACCACCCAGAACGCCAATGGCACCACCAGAGGCGTCGAGGTGCGCCTGCGCAACCAGAACCTGACCGACAGCGGACCGACGCAACCGGCGAATGTGTGCCATGCATCGCAACCGGGGTGCAATCCGGAGGGTACATTCTTCGTTGATGTGTTCATCTTCCCGCCGGGTGTAACGCCGATCTCGCCAACGCTACCGCTGTTCGCTCCTGGAGGCGATAGCCTGAGCAACCCGGCGCTTGCGCCATACCACCGCGCCTGTCTGCAAATCCCGAAATGGGTGATGCAGAAGGATACCACGTTCCTGATTGCGGAAACCTTCCGCTGGAGCGACATCAAAACGGTTGGCATCGATGGATGCGTCTCGGCTGCAACCAACGCCAGCAATGGAACCGGTAAAATCCTGCGCGACTTCCTTGATCAAGGCAGCGGAACCTACAAGGTCATTCTGGTTGCCGACACTCACACCGACCTGAAAGGATTGGTGTACGAGTCCGATGTGCCAAGCGGCGACCATGTGGCGGAACGGAACAATGTCAGCGCCATCTTCGACGTCGTGTTTGTGGCGGGAGGTGCGCCGCCGCCGCCTGATAGCGGTCCTCAACCGCCGCCGGATAACCCGCCGCCTGATAATGGCATCAGGCGCGTCTTCCTGCCGCTGGTGACTCGTTGA
- a CDS encoding RNA-guided endonuclease InsQ/TnpB family protein translates to MQRAHWYAAINVEIEPPEHKHPRESVGIDVGIKTLAVLSDGVQYENQVLLRSRLRKLKRLNRELSRRQEGSGRWNRTRKKLVKLHRRIANKRLDYTHKMTTRIARTYRIIGVEDLNVPGMLRNRRLALSIADARFGETQRQLRYKSEWYGGILVEVDRFFPSSRLCPMCGGIKSDLTLRDRMFICACGYTADRDVNAAQNIEREALRLMNRGRSGFTDSLNGRGQDIRPLEAIPDEASKWPKKGGLPDLLWFR, encoded by the coding sequence ATGCAGAGAGCACATTGGTATGCCGCCATCAATGTAGAAATCGAACCACCAGAGCACAAGCATCCGCGAGAGTCAGTTGGGATAGACGTTGGCATCAAAACGTTAGCTGTTCTCTCAGATGGCGTACAGTATGAAAACCAAGTACTGCTACGCTCAAGACTGAGAAAACTAAAGCGTTTGAACCGCGAATTATCCCGCCGACAAGAGGGAAGCGGTCGCTGGAACCGCACCAGGAAGAAGCTGGTGAAGCTCCACCGCCGAATAGCGAACAAGCGATTGGATTACACGCACAAGATGACAACCAGGATTGCGCGCACATACCGCATTATCGGCGTGGAAGATTTGAATGTCCCCGGAATGCTGCGTAACCGGCGCCTGGCTCTGTCAATCGCTGATGCCAGGTTTGGTGAGACTCAACGACAGTTACGCTACAAGTCTGAGTGGTACGGCGGCATATTGGTAGAGGTTGACCGTTTCTTCCCCTCTAGTCGGCTATGCCCAATGTGCGGAGGAATCAAATCGGATCTGACGTTGCGTGACCGAATGTTTATTTGTGCGTGTGGATATACTGCTGATAGGGATGTGAATGCTGCTCAGAATATTGAGCGGGAAGCATTACGTTTGATGAACAGAGGCCGGAGTGGGTTCACGGACTCTCTAAACGGACGTGGACAGGATATAAGACCTCTTGAGGCAATCCCGGATGAAGCGTCAAAATGGCCGAAGAAAGGCGGCCTTCCAGACCTGCTGTGGTTTAGGTAG
- a CDS encoding DUF192 domain-containing protein — protein sequence MSYTVIENLTRGTVIADRAEVARSLLARGRGLMGRPDLPAGYGLILVPESSIHMFFMRIPIDVLFVDRQHRVIGMREALPPWHPFAGVAPWRGYYVVELPVGAIRSSRTGVGDQLRVTPDLDQ from the coding sequence ATGTCGTATACCGTCATCGAAAATCTTACCCGTGGCACTGTGATTGCAGACCGCGCCGAAGTGGCGCGGTCTTTGCTGGCACGCGGGCGCGGCTTGATGGGGCGCCCGGATCTTCCTGCCGGGTATGGCCTGATCCTGGTGCCTGAATCGAGCATCCACATGTTCTTTATGCGTATTCCGATTGATGTTCTCTTCGTTGATCGCCAGCACCGGGTGATCGGTATGCGCGAGGCGTTGCCGCCATGGCATCCGTTCGCCGGAGTTGCGCCCTGGCGCGGGTATTACGTGGTTGAACTACCCGTCGGCGCAATTCGCTCCAGTCGCACCGGAGTGGGCGATCAACTGCGGGTGACGCCAGACCTCGATCAGTGA
- a CDS encoding type II secretion system F family protein yields MPIVADPTQLIAPVGIFLAILAVFAFLASRSASNPSYEERLTQFAGRRADQQQRTAKEQLREIDKVVARGKRGSETARNLARADLKLTVTEFYMIKLLAAGVGAVVGAFIGRASWEAQLLSGIVGFALFSFLPDLYVGYAAKQRVTKFNAQLGDTINMLANSLRSGYSLLQSMELVSREAPEPTASEYRRVVQEVGLGLRTEDALDNLLKRVPSEDLDLLITAVKIQMESGGNLAQILDTIGHTIRERIRIKGEIAVLTAQGRISAYVITGLPIGLAIFITVINPNYMAPMFSFGMPPEHWCCLPVAGIVMIVIGFFAIMKIVDIEV; encoded by the coding sequence ATGCCGATTGTCGCAGATCCGACACAACTGATTGCACCGGTCGGGATCTTCCTGGCGATCCTGGCGGTGTTTGCGTTCCTGGCGAGCCGGAGCGCGAGCAATCCCAGTTATGAAGAGCGCCTGACCCAGTTCGCCGGTCGGCGCGCCGATCAGCAACAGCGCACCGCAAAAGAGCAACTGCGCGAAATCGATAAGGTCGTAGCGCGCGGCAAGCGCGGCAGCGAGACGGCGCGCAATCTGGCGCGCGCCGACTTGAAACTGACGGTGACCGAGTTCTACATGATCAAACTCCTCGCCGCTGGCGTCGGCGCGGTGGTTGGCGCGTTCATCGGGCGCGCCAGTTGGGAAGCTCAGTTGCTGTCCGGGATTGTCGGTTTCGCACTCTTCTCGTTCCTCCCCGATCTGTATGTGGGGTATGCTGCAAAACAGCGCGTGACCAAATTCAATGCTCAACTCGGCGATACGATCAATATGCTGGCGAACTCGCTGCGTTCGGGGTACAGCCTGCTGCAATCGATGGAACTGGTCAGTCGTGAGGCACCCGAACCAACTGCGTCCGAGTACCGGCGCGTGGTGCAGGAGGTCGGTCTGGGGTTGCGCACCGAAGATGCGCTCGACAATCTGCTCAAGCGTGTGCCGTCGGAAGACCTCGACCTGCTGATTACCGCAGTCAAAATTCAGATGGAATCAGGCGGCAATCTGGCGCAGATACTCGATACTATCGGTCATACGATTCGTGAACGCATCCGTATCAAGGGCGAGATCGCGGTGCTGACCGCGCAGGGGCGGATTTCCGCTTATGTGATTACGGGCCTGCCGATCGGTCTGGCAATTTTTATCACGGTGATCAACCCGAACTATATGGCGCCGATGTTTTCGTTCGGTATGCCGCCGGAGCACTGGTGCTGTCTGCCGGTTGCTGGCATTGTGATGATTGTGATCGGTTTTTTTGCGATTATGAAGATTGTGGATATCGAGGTGTAG
- a CDS encoding CpaF family protein, with protein sequence MSLLKRIGATSGATGQLPGTPATPAAPARLGTPPAQRREEDNSVIELRQRVQQRLINELDPKLDLSNVARVRQQVEEIFNTILDSENIVLSRSERARLFESIAADILGFGPLQELLNDPEISEIMVNGPKKVYVEKRGKIQLTDVTFVDEQHVLRVIDRIVAPLGRRIDESSPMVDARLPDGSRVNAVIRPIALCGPTISIRKFRKEGITIDDLIRFGSLTSEMAEFLSACVRASLNIVVSGGTGSGKTTMLNVLSSFIPDDERIITVENAAELQLRQEHVVPLESRPPNVEGKGEISIRDLVINTLRMRPERIVVGECRGGEALEMLQAMNTGHDGSMTTLHANSPRDAIARIETMCLMAGMDLPVRAIREQIASAVNLIVQLARLKDGSRKVIYITEVQGMEGDVVVLSDIFVFEQQGLDERGKIIGQLKPTGIRPRFIDRFEERNIYLPPNIFGYGSSFI encoded by the coding sequence ATGTCACTCTTGAAACGAATCGGCGCAACTTCCGGTGCGACCGGGCAATTGCCTGGCACACCCGCCACCCCGGCTGCGCCAGCGCGCCTTGGAACACCACCGGCTCAACGCCGTGAAGAGGATAACAGCGTTATCGAACTGCGACAGCGCGTTCAGCAACGCCTGATCAATGAGCTCGATCCCAAACTCGACCTCTCCAATGTCGCCAGAGTGCGACAGCAGGTTGAGGAGATTTTCAATACTATCCTCGACAGCGAAAATATCGTGTTGTCGCGCTCGGAACGCGCCCGCCTGTTTGAATCGATTGCCGCCGACATTCTGGGCTTCGGTCCGCTCCAGGAGTTGCTCAACGACCCGGAGATCTCCGAGATCATGGTGAACGGACCAAAAAAGGTCTATGTGGAAAAGCGCGGTAAGATTCAATTGACCGACGTCACCTTCGTCGATGAACAACACGTGCTGCGGGTGATCGACCGTATCGTCGCGCCGCTTGGACGCCGTATCGATGAGTCATCGCCGATGGTCGATGCGCGCCTCCCCGACGGCAGCCGCGTCAACGCAGTCATTCGACCAATCGCCCTCTGTGGACCGACGATCAGCATCCGTAAGTTCCGCAAGGAAGGCATCACGATCGACGACCTGATCCGCTTCGGATCGCTCACCAGCGAGATGGCGGAGTTCCTCTCCGCCTGCGTGCGCGCATCGCTCAACATCGTCGTCTCCGGCGGCACCGGCTCCGGTAAAACGACCATGCTCAATGTGCTCTCGTCGTTCATCCCCGACGATGAGCGCATTATTACCGTCGAAAATGCGGCAGAATTGCAACTGCGCCAGGAGCACGTGGTGCCGCTCGAGTCGCGTCCGCCGAACGTTGAAGGCAAAGGCGAGATCAGTATTCGCGACCTGGTGATCAATACCCTGCGTATGCGACCGGAGCGGATCGTGGTCGGCGAGTGCCGCGGCGGTGAGGCGCTGGAGATGCTTCAGGCGATGAATACCGGTCACGATGGCTCGATGACGACGCTGCACGCTAACTCGCCACGTGACGCCATTGCGCGTATCGAAACGATGTGCTTGATGGCCGGAATGGACCTGCCGGTGCGCGCCATCCGTGAGCAGATTGCTTCGGCAGTCAACCTGATCGTGCAACTGGCGCGCCTGAAAGACGGGTCGCGCAAGGTTATCTACATCACCGAAGTGCAGGGCATGGAGGGTGATGTCGTCGTGCTTTCGGATATTTTCGTCTTTGAGCAGCAGGGGCTTGATGAACGCGGCAAGATTATCGGTCAGTTGAAGCCAACCGGCATCAGACCACGGTTTATTGACCGTTTCGAGGAGCGCAACATTTATCTGCCGCCGAATATCTTCGGCTATGGCAGCTCTTTCATCTGA
- the cpaB gene encoding Flp pilus assembly protein CpaB: MRRGGLLLLLGVIIAAAAALLFFFFFQTPPTPVPEALPQEPTPVPLRKVVAARVDIPANTVLTDTETFLTLRDIPEPEYNAAPDQYFTSVNELTTKVTLRALNATEIIRARDLTEAGLSFQVPLPDSPDTPRDKVFPLEVGNLTGVADQIRPGDAVDLVMTYEIRRLIIRPSLTLDPETGQLVVTPLEETLVDRVTKTMVQNVRVLRVLKPAIPQEAGTPTPAGQQGTAPPPPPSSTQTPDTFVPGAQWILLLAMTDQEAEIVKFTLDQQDPKPQITLVLRGRDDSAIEDTTGITLRLLTSRYGLPLPEPLQPLAIAPEEITPGPARPTPTPLPVPFP; encoded by the coding sequence ATGAGGCGAGGAGGTCTTCTGCTGTTGCTCGGAGTGATTATTGCCGCAGCCGCAGCGCTTCTCTTCTTTTTCTTCTTCCAAACCCCGCCGACGCCTGTGCCGGAGGCGCTTCCGCAAGAACCAACACCTGTGCCACTGCGTAAAGTGGTCGCCGCGCGAGTTGACATTCCGGCCAATACTGTCCTGACCGACACCGAGACCTTTCTGACCCTGCGCGATATTCCAGAACCGGAGTACAACGCCGCGCCCGACCAGTATTTCACCAGCGTGAATGAACTGACCACAAAAGTGACATTGCGCGCGCTCAACGCGACCGAAATTATCCGCGCGCGCGATCTCACCGAAGCCGGTCTGTCGTTCCAGGTGCCGTTGCCCGACTCGCCCGACACCCCGCGTGACAAGGTATTTCCGCTCGAAGTCGGCAATCTGACCGGCGTCGCCGATCAGATCCGCCCCGGCGACGCAGTCGACCTGGTGATGACCTATGAAATTCGTCGCCTGATCATCCGACCGTCGCTGACGCTGGACCCGGAAACCGGGCAGCTGGTGGTCACGCCGCTCGAAGAAACGCTGGTTGATCGGGTGACGAAAACCATGGTGCAGAATGTTCGGGTGTTGCGCGTTTTGAAACCGGCTATCCCCCAGGAAGCCGGCACACCGACGCCCGCAGGTCAGCAGGGAACGGCGCCGCCACCACCGCCCTCAAGCACCCAGACTCCCGATACCTTCGTGCCCGGCGCGCAATGGATCCTGCTGCTGGCGATGACCGACCAGGAAGCCGAGATCGTCAAGTTCACCCTCGATCAGCAAGATCCGAAGCCGCAGATCACACTGGTGCTGCGCGGGCGCGACGACAGCGCCATCGAGGATACAACTGGCATCACACTGCGCCTGTTGACCAGCCGCTATGGGTTGCCGTTGCCCGAACCGTTGCAACCGCTGGCAATTGCGCCCGAAGAAATCACGCCGGGACCGGCGCGTCCAACGCCGACGCCGCTTCCGGTTCCATTTCCATGA
- a CDS encoding AAA family ATPase: MAGGSRTPEAAGPAKIRVMIVDDIAETRDNLEKLLFFEKDIEVVAKATTGREALALAKQHRPDVVLMDINMPDMDGIAATEALLSQVPEAQVIMMSVQGEQDYLRRAMLAGAREFLPKPIGAEELYSAIRHVYRLATTQRRYVTTPPQGPGGSGDDQGAQGQIIAVFSPKGGTGTSSIACNLAVAMRLLTGKKVALVDGNLTFGDVGVIMNLVSSKTIADLVNRISELDRDLLNDVMATHATQVKVLLAPPNPQTGELVTSDHLRTILETMKKEFEYVIVDTQASFQDRALAALDLADRIVALMTLELPCIKNIKLFLEVAELLEYPKEKTVLVLNKADNRLGMRVENVEANIQHKVALQIANAGHEMTLAVNQGVPLVIAKRDLPTSKDIYALAKLLSSGLAAKTADAAKKTEKAPEKTGLFGKLMARR, translated from the coding sequence ATGGCAGGAGGATCGCGAACACCCGAAGCCGCAGGCCCGGCGAAGATCCGGGTGATGATCGTCGATGATATTGCCGAAACGCGCGACAATCTCGAAAAACTCCTCTTCTTCGAAAAAGATATCGAAGTCGTTGCAAAAGCGACCACCGGGCGCGAGGCGCTTGCGCTCGCCAAACAGCACCGTCCCGACGTGGTGTTGATGGATATCAACATGCCGGACATGGACGGTATCGCTGCCACCGAGGCGCTGCTGAGTCAGGTGCCCGAGGCGCAGGTGATCATGATGAGCGTGCAGGGTGAGCAGGATTACCTGCGCCGTGCGATGCTCGCCGGAGCACGTGAGTTCTTGCCCAAACCGATCGGCGCGGAAGAACTCTACAGCGCGATTCGCCATGTCTATCGCCTGGCGACCACACAGCGGCGTTATGTAACGACACCGCCGCAGGGTCCCGGCGGCAGCGGCGACGATCAGGGCGCGCAGGGACAGATCATCGCCGTTTTCAGTCCAAAAGGCGGAACGGGAACGTCGTCGATTGCGTGCAACCTGGCGGTCGCCATGCGCCTGTTGACCGGCAAGAAAGTGGCGCTCGTCGATGGCAACCTGACATTCGGCGATGTCGGGGTGATTATGAACCTGGTGTCGTCCAAAACTATCGCCGATCTGGTCAACCGTATCAGCGAACTCGACCGTGACCTGTTGAATGACGTCATGGCAACTCACGCAACACAGGTCAAGGTGCTGCTGGCGCCGCCAAACCCGCAAACCGGCGAACTTGTCACCTCTGATCACCTGCGGACGATCCTGGAGACGATGAAGAAAGAGTTTGAGTATGTGATCGTCGATACCCAGGCATCGTTTCAGGATCGCGCGCTGGCAGCGCTTGATCTGGCCGACCGGATCGTTGCGCTGATGACGCTTGAACTTCCGTGCATCAAGAATATCAAACTGTTCCTCGAAGTGGCCGAGTTGCTGGAGTATCCGAAGGAAAAAACGGTTCTTGTACTCAACAAGGCCGATAATCGCCTGGGGATGCGCGTTGAGAACGTGGAAGCGAACATTCAGCATAAAGTGGCGCTCCAGATCGCCAACGCGGGTCACGAGATGACGCTGGCGGTCAACCAGGGAGTGCCGCTGGTGATCGCCAAACGTGACCTTCCGACGTCGAAAGATATTTACGCCCTGGCGAAACTCCTGAGCAGCGGTCTGGCGGCAAAAACTGCCGACGCTGCAAAGAAGACGGAGAAAGCGCCGGAGAAAACCGGCCTGTTCGGCAAATTGATGGCGCGGCGATAA